In Terriglobia bacterium, the following proteins share a genomic window:
- the rsmD gene encoding 16S rRNA (guanine(966)-N(2))-methyltransferase RsmD, translating into MRIIAGKYRSRVLKSSRGMKLRPTSDRLRETLFNILGPQTAGARFVDLYAGTGAVGIEALSRGAAHAVFVEKHAPAAALIRQNLDALGVTTGATVLAVDALRGIEMLAARHAADPAWAADIVFLDPPWAEEAEYARVLALLGAANFLAPDARVVVEHRNKLALPERFGKLRRTRLLEQGDAALSFYQMEALSV; encoded by the coding sequence ATGCGCATCATCGCCGGAAAATATCGCAGCCGTGTCCTGAAGAGCTCCCGGGGGATGAAGCTGCGTCCCACCAGCGACCGCCTGCGCGAAACGCTCTTCAATATCCTCGGCCCGCAGACCGCCGGCGCGCGCTTCGTGGACCTCTACGCCGGCACCGGTGCCGTGGGCATCGAAGCCCTCAGCCGCGGCGCCGCACACGCCGTCTTCGTCGAGAAGCATGCGCCCGCCGCCGCGCTCATCCGCCAGAACCTCGACGCCCTGGGCGTCACCACCGGAGCCACCGTCCTAGCCGTGGATGCCCTGCGCGGTATCGAGATGCTCGCCGCGCGCCACGCCGCCGATCCCGCCTGGGCCGCCGACATCGTTTTTCTCGATCCCCCCTGGGCCGAGGAAGCCGAATACGCCCGCGTCCTCGCGCTTCTCGGCGCCGCGAATTTCCTGGCGCCGGACGCCCGCGTCGTCGTCGAGCACCGCAACAAACTCGCGCTCCCCGAGCGCTTTGGCAAGCTTCGCCGCACGCGTCTCCTCGAGCAAGGCGACGCCGCCCTCAGCTTCTACCAAATGGAGGCGCTCTCCGTATAG
- the recG gene encoding ATP-dependent DNA helicase RecG: MVFPREQRAHHRQHQPQQQRPAVRTRQSVIGHKNPPRRARRRQPTLAIRSRAAQVSLAPAAPQRGFRPRQWYKCRAMPLPLTTEVRMLKGVGPQRAEMLAKRGIRTFEDLLAYLPFRYEDRIHFSTIREIQPGGTYTIRARVASGGAVQSLRGFHKADAVYHLLVQDDTGSLPCKFFHGGYLEGRLKPGQLVILHGKAEIDRLRPARIEMVNPQMELLSGEGEDSTEVGRIVPIYEAIGTFGSRGIRRAMYMALQQLAADFPDPLPAPLRQRLGYPPRREAFIAAHFPPATESIDALNAFSSPAQRRLIFDEFFLYQLSLALDRRATRRQNAIAFAVREERVREALKRILPFKPTAAQKRVLAEIAADLEKPAPMNRLLQGDVGSGKTIVALEAAVIAIENGCQAALMAPTEILAVQHFLSARRILARAGYRVELLISGLKPKEKAAARERIRSGEAQLVIGTHALIEEDAEFARLGLACIDEQHRFGVLQRKRLMDKAASHGHAPHVLVLTATPIPRTLSLTLYGDLDVSLLDELPPGRTPIETRLTSEPHLPGVWEFLRGEIARGRQAFVVYPVIEESKLELKAAIAEYARLSKEVFPTLRLGLLHGRLSSEEKDGVMQRFRANELQILVATTVVEVGVDVPNASVMVIEHAERFGLSQLHQLRGRIGRGGEKSFCILVGPQRMSDEARLRLETLVRTTNGFEIAETDLQLRGPGEFFGTRQHGDLGFHIANPLRDRELLELARGEAFALVEDHAQAAALQSVLRVLPPHWHQRYHLARIG; the protein is encoded by the coding sequence ATAGTTTTTCCACGCGAACAGCGTGCCCACCACCGCCAGCACCAGCCACAGCAGCAGCGCCCGGCGGTCCGAACCCGTCAGTCGGTCATTGGACACAAAAATCCTCCTCGCCGCGCGCGGCGCAGACAGCCCACTCTAGCTATACGCAGCCGCGCCGCGCAAGTATCCCTGGCGCCCGCAGCGCCGCAGCGTGGGTTCCGGCCGCGGCAATGGTATAAATGCAGGGCCATGCCGCTGCCTCTCACCACCGAAGTGCGCATGCTCAAGGGCGTCGGCCCGCAGCGCGCCGAGATGCTCGCCAAGCGCGGCATCCGCACCTTCGAGGATCTCCTCGCCTATCTCCCCTTTCGCTACGAAGACCGCATCCACTTTTCCACCATCCGCGAGATCCAGCCCGGCGGCACCTACACCATCCGCGCCCGCGTCGCGAGCGGCGGCGCCGTGCAATCCCTCCGCGGCTTCCACAAAGCCGACGCCGTCTATCACCTCCTCGTGCAGGACGACACCGGTTCGCTCCCCTGCAAGTTTTTTCACGGGGGCTACCTGGAAGGCCGCCTCAAGCCGGGCCAGCTGGTCATCCTCCACGGCAAGGCCGAAATCGACCGCCTGCGCCCCGCGCGCATCGAGATGGTCAACCCGCAGATGGAGCTGCTCAGCGGCGAGGGTGAGGACTCCACGGAAGTCGGGCGCATCGTGCCCATCTACGAAGCCATCGGCACGTTCGGCTCGCGCGGCATCCGCCGCGCCATGTATATGGCCCTGCAGCAGCTCGCCGCGGATTTTCCCGATCCGCTCCCCGCCCCGCTGCGCCAGCGCCTCGGCTACCCGCCACGCCGCGAAGCCTTCATCGCCGCGCATTTCCCCCCCGCGACGGAGTCCATCGACGCCCTCAACGCCTTCTCCTCGCCCGCGCAGCGGCGCCTCATCTTCGACGAGTTCTTTCTCTACCAGCTCAGTCTGGCCCTTGACCGCCGCGCCACTCGCCGCCAAAACGCCATCGCCTTCGCCGTCCGCGAAGAGCGCGTCCGCGAAGCCCTCAAGCGCATTCTCCCCTTCAAGCCCACCGCCGCGCAGAAGCGTGTTCTCGCGGAGATCGCCGCCGACCTCGAAAAGCCCGCCCCCATGAACCGCCTCCTGCAGGGGGACGTCGGCAGCGGCAAGACCATCGTGGCCCTGGAGGCCGCGGTGATCGCCATCGAAAACGGCTGCCAGGCCGCGCTTATGGCTCCCACGGAAATTCTCGCCGTGCAGCATTTTCTCTCCGCGCGGCGCATCCTCGCCCGTGCCGGCTACCGCGTCGAGCTCCTCATCAGCGGCCTCAAGCCCAAGGAAAAAGCCGCGGCCCGCGAGCGCATCCGCAGCGGCGAAGCCCAGCTGGTCATCGGCACCCACGCCCTTATCGAGGAGGACGCCGAGTTCGCCCGCCTCGGCCTCGCCTGCATCGACGAGCAGCACCGCTTCGGCGTCCTGCAGCGCAAGCGCCTGATGGACAAAGCCGCCAGCCACGGCCACGCCCCGCACGTCCTCGTCCTCACCGCCACGCCCATCCCGCGCACGCTCTCCCTCACCCTCTACGGGGATCTCGACGTCTCGCTTCTCGACGAGCTGCCCCCGGGCCGCACCCCCATCGAGACCCGCCTCACCAGCGAGCCGCATCTCCCCGGCGTCTGGGAATTTCTCCGCGGTGAAATCGCCCGCGGGCGCCAGGCCTTCGTCGTCTATCCGGTTATCGAGGAGTCCAAGCTCGAATTGAAGGCCGCCATCGCTGAATACGCGCGCCTTTCCAAAGAGGTCTTCCCCACGCTGCGCCTCGGCCTGCTCCACGGCCGCCTCTCCAGCGAAGAGAAAGACGGCGTCATGCAGCGCTTCCGCGCCAACGAGCTGCAGATCCTCGTGGCCACCACTGTCGTGGAGGTCGGCGTGGACGTCCCCAACGCTTCGGTCATGGTCATCGAGCACGCCGAGCGCTTCGGCCTCTCCCAGCTCCACCAGCTGCGCGGGCGCATCGGCCGCGGCGGCGAAAAATCCTTCTGCATCCTGGTCGGCCCGCAGCGCATGAGCGACGAGGCCCGCCTCCGCCTCGAGACCCTGGTGCGCACGACCAACGGCTTCGAAATCGCCGAAACCGACCTGCAGCTCCGCGGCCCCGGCGAATTCTTCGGCACCCGGCAGCACGGCGACCTCGGCTTCCACATCGCCAACCCCTTGCGCGACCGCGAGCTGCTCGAACTCGCGCGCGGCGAAGCCTTCGCTCTCGTCGAAGACCACGCGCAGGCTGCCGCGCTGCAGTCCGTCCTGCGCGTTCTCCCGCCGCACTGGCATCAGCGCTATCATCTTGCTCGCATCGGTTAG